In Balaenoptera ricei isolate mBalRic1 chromosome 7, mBalRic1.hap2, whole genome shotgun sequence, a single window of DNA contains:
- the TEX44 gene encoding LOW QUALITY PROTEIN: testis-expressed protein 44 (The sequence of the model RefSeq protein was modified relative to this genomic sequence to represent the inferred CDS: inserted 1 base in 1 codon), whose product MTTMPSGEARASSNPTHGDSRSMDIPTVGSQSQVPLLVDVPTAHDTAASAEQQDVGQASKPATLGATSASGDKDKHEAAAGHAQEPKEPTALLAPLAPGALQRSMGFQNLVQKVLVQDSSMTENPQIFQLHSLIKEETPQAAGVPDREQELAPSTPSAEVQSPQNVEAQPIVSTADANDQLDTRAADTAEAVEKPEGQEALNPDTDALPSAPALPGPRVAAVERRPLDSRASETNYMCSMTSLRGGGEGSIRSXADILVWSDTAMGMATGILASGHGSVTDLLHNTGPSLRSISSVPGSASSASSPGLAVGTSSALHSITHMLESVERRTIEGIRSAMHYLTSHLTPRQAHAGPNSDEAPRSAASRDPGNTHAPLSHGLGAKVQKEKGLGRPGRPGVGGSDLQKLILAGPLTRGMRLPPYHPYPADGSCEEV is encoded by the exons ATGACCACCATGCCCTCGGGAGAGGCCAGAGCCTCCAGCAACCCCACACATGGTGATAGCAGGTCTATGGACATCCCAACAGTGGGGTCCCAAAGCCAGGTCCCCCTCCTTGTAGATGTCCCAACAGCTCACGACACTGCAGCATCGGCTGAACAGCAGGATGTAGGTCAGGCCTCCAAGCCAGCCACCTTGGGGGCCACGTCAGCGTCTGGGGATAAGGACAAGCATGAAGCTGCCGCGGGgcatgcccaggagcccaaggAGCCCACAGCCCTGCTCGCCCCCCTGGCCCCAGGTGCCCTGCAAAGGTCCATGGGCTTCCAGAACCTAGTGCAGAAAGTGCTGGTGCAAGATTCGAGTATGACTGAGAATCCTCAGATTTTCCAACTTCACTCCCTGATTAAGGAAGAGACACCACAAGCGGCAGGCGTCCCAGACAGGGAACAGGAACTAGCTCCATCTACCCCCAGCGCTGAGGTACAGTCCCCGCAAAATGTGGAGGCTCAGCCCATCGTGAGCACGGCAGATGCCAATGACCAGCTTGACACTCGGGCTGCTGACACTGCTGAAGCTGTTGAGAAACCTGAGGGTCAGGAGGCCTTGAACCCTGACACTGATGCTTTGCCATCAGCCCCTGCCTTGCCGGGCCCCCGAGTGGCAGCCGTGGAGAGGAGGCCCCTGGACTCCAGGGCCAGTGAGACCAACTACATGTGCTCCATGACCAGCTTGCGGGGCGGGGGTGAGGGGTCCATCCGCT CGGCAGACATCCTGGTGTGGTCTGATACTGCCATGGGCATGGCCACGGGCATCCTGGCCTCCGGCCACGGCTCCGTGACAGACCTGCTGCACAACACGGGGCCCAGCCTGCGCTCCATCTCCAGCGTCCCGGGGAGTGCCAGCTCTGCCTCGTCCCCCGGGCTGGCAGTGGGGACCAGCTCGGCCCTGCACTCCATCACCCACATGCTGGAATCGGTGGAGCGGAGGACCATAGAGGGCATCCGCTCAGCCATGCACTACCTGACCAGCCACCTCACCCCACGCCAGGCCCATGCCGGCCCCAACTCGGACGAGGCCCCGCGCTCGGCAGCCTCCCGAGACCCCGGGAACACTCATGCCCCGCTCTCTCAC GGGCTGGGGGCCAAAGTGCAGAAAGAGAAGGGACTGGGCAGGCCTGGGAGGCCAGGCGTTGGGGGCTCAGACCTGCAGAAATTGATCTTGGCTGGACCTCTAACCAG AGGCATGCGTCTACCACCCTACCACCCCTACCCGGCAGATGGCTCCTGTGAGGAAGTCTGA